The sequence below is a genomic window from Paenibacillus silvisoli.
GCTTGATCGACCTGCAGGTCAACGGCTTCTCGGGCTTTGACCTGAACGGCGACGTGACGACGGAGCACGATATCGCCGAGGTGGCGCGCGCCTTGTTCCGGCATGGCGTGACGAGCTTCTGCCCGACCGTCATTACGGGCAGCGCGGCGCGCATTCGCCAGGCGATGCGAGCCATTCGCGCCGCTTGCGAGAATAACGCGCTGCTCGCCGAGGCGATCCCGGGCATCCATCTCGAAGGGCCGTATCTGTCCGGCGAAGACGGGCCGCGCGGCGCGCATGACCGGGCGCACATCCGCGATCCGGATGCCGCCGAATTTGCGGATTGGCAGCAGGCGGCCGGCGGCAAAATCGCGCTTTGCACCGTCGCGCCGGAGAAGGAGGGCGCGGTGCCGTTCATCCGGCAGCTTTGCGCCAGCGGCGTGAAGGTGAGCATCGGACATACGATGGCTTCCGCCGAGCAGCTGTCGGCCGCGGTCGCGGCAGGCGCTACGCTGTCCACGCATTTGGGCAATGGCGCCCATCCGGTGCTGCCGCGGCACCCGAATTATATTTGGGAGCAGCTGGCGGAGGACGGGTTGACCGCGATGTTCATCGCGGACGGCCACCACTTGGGCGCATCCGCGCTGAAGTCGATGATTCGCGCGAAGCAGGACCGCTTCATATTCGTGAGCGACAGCGTCATGTTCGGCGGCATGCCGCCTGGCCGATATCGCAGCGTGATCGGGCAGGAGGTCGAGCTGCTGCCCGACGGGCGGCTGCAAACCGCGGCCGATCCGCGGATTTTGGCCGGCTCCGCGCAGCCGCTCGTCAACGGCATCGCGAACGCGATGAAGCTGGCCGGCGTATCGTTGGCGGATGCGATCGACGCGGTAACGAAGCGGCCCGCGGAAGCGATGGGCTGGCGGCAGCTGGGCAGCTTGCGTGTCGGGGCGAGAGCGAATTTGACGCTCTTCCGGGTGGAGGCGGGCAATCGGATTCGGGTCCTTGAGACGATTGTCGGCGGGAAAACGGTCTGGAGCGAGGAGGGCTGCGATAATGACAAATCGAATGGTTGATCGATTAGGCGTAATTACGGATGAAGTATCGGCTGACCTCGTTACCGCGTTGGATTTTGCGTCGGAGAAGGGTCTAAAGCATGTTGAAATTCGCACCGTTGACGGGAAGAACGTGCTTGCGCTAAGCGATGGCGAGGCGGATCGAATACGCGAGGAAGCGGAAAGCCGCGGACTTTTCATATCTTGCATCGCTTCCCCGGTGTTCAAATGCGCGCTGGATGCGTCAAGATCGGTTGCGGATGGAGACCGGTTCAATCAGGAGGAGCGATCCGTCAGCGAGCACTTCGTCATGCTGGAACGCGCCATGGAGCTGGCGGAAAGGCTCGGGACGAACCGCATCCGCATCTTCTCGTTCTGGCGGGAGCAGGAGCCGCTCGAACGTTACGAGGACGAGATCGTTCGGCAGCTGTCGCGGGCCGTTAAGTTGGCGGAAGCCCGCGGTATGTTACTTCTGCTCGAGAACGAGCCGTCTTGCAACGGCGGATTTGCCGAAGAGGTCGCGCGTTTCGTCAGCGCCGTCGATTCTTCGTCGCTTCGCGTGCTTTGGGATCCGGGCAACGAGCAGTATGGCAGCCGCCCGAGCTATCCGGACGGTTATGCAGCGGTTCGCGGGCTGCTGGCTCATGTGCATCTGAAGGATGTACTGATCGATTCGGCAGGCAAATCGGCGTGCGTTCCCATCGGATCGGGCGTCGTCCCGTATATCGAGCAATTCCAAGGCTTGGAACAGGACGGCTACACCGGTTTGTTTACGATTGAAACGCACTTTATTCCGGAAGGCGGAACGGCGCTGGAAGGGACCGCGATGTCTCTAGCGGGGCTGGCGGTACTGCTGGACCGGCTTCAAGCCGAAACGAGGTGATCGCTGAACATGCTGCGATTCGGAATCATAGGCTGCGGCACTATTGCAGACTTTCACATTGAAGCGATCCGCGGGCTGGGCGGTGCGACGGCGGCGGTTACGGCCATTTCCAGCCGGAATGCTTCGAAGGCACAGGCGGTCGCGGAACGGCTGGGCTGTGCTTGGACGGCGGATTATATGGAGCTCTTGGCTCGGGAGGACGTGGACATTGTTTGCGTCACCACCTCGAGCGGCAGTCATTACCGGATCGGCTGCGATGCGCTCGCGGCAGGCAAGCATCTTGTGATCGAAAAGCCGGTCGCGATGCGCGCGCATGAGGCGCTAGCGCTGTGCCGGCTGGCGGCGGAGCGTTCGCTCACGCTGTCCGTCATTTCGCAGCGCAGGTTCGAGCCGCTGCACCGGGAAGTGAAACGCATTTTGGCGGAGGGAAAGCTCGGAAAGCTGCTGCTCGCCGAGGTAGAGGTACCCTTTTTCAGGTCGCAGAGTTACTATGACAGCGCGCCATGGCGGGGGACGATCGCCGAGGACGGCGGGGCGCTCATGAATCAAGGGATTCATTCCATCGACCTGCTGCTGTGGCTCGCGGGAGAAGCGCGCACCGTGTACGGACGTACCGTGACCGCGACCCATGCGATGGAAGCGGAAGATTTAGGCGTGGCGCTGGTTCAGTTCAAGAACGGCGCGCTTGGCACGATGATGGCATCGACCAGCATTAACCCAGGCTTTCCGGCCGGTATTCGGTTGTACGGCTCGGAAGGGACGATTAAGCTGGCGGGCTCGGATATCGTGCATTGGTCGGTTCCCGGCTACGAGGCGCCGCCTGCGTTCGGATCTGCGCCTGCTTATGGCGGCGTTTCGGATCCGCGGAGCATCAGCCATTTGTATCATCAGCTGCAGCTGCAAAATGTCATCGAGGCCATAGCGTCCGGCAGCCCGCCCGAAGTGACGGGCGAGGATGGCTTCAGAGCCGTTCAGCTTATCGAAGCGGTCTACGAAAGCTCGGCGACCGGCAAGGAAATCGCAATCGAACCCCACTCGATCCTATAGGGAGAAGGAGAATGATTCATTCATGAGCCAATCGCAATCGCAATCGATCTTGAAAGTCGGCATTATCGGTCAGGGCCGCAGCGGCCGCGACATCCACGGAAGGGCGCTTACCCAGTTTCCGGAGCATTTCCAAATCGCGGCGGTCGCCGATTCGATCCCGGAGCGGCAGCGGTTGGCGGAGCAAGAGTTCGGCTGCCGGGCGTACGCAACCTGGCAGGAGATGGTCGCGAGCGAGACGCTGGATCTCGTCGTGAACGCGTCCCCGAGCCACTTGCACGTGCCTATTTCGCTGGAGCTGCTGAACCGGGGCTTTAATGTCCTGTGCGAGAAGCCGCTGGCCCGGACATCGGCGGAAGTCGATCAGCTCATTGAAGCGTCGGAGCGTAACGGCAAGCTGCTCGCGGTGTTCCAGCAATCCCGTTTCTTGCCGGCTTACGTGCGCATTCGCGAAATCATCGAAAGCGGCGTGCTGGGCCGCATCGTTCAGCTCGATTTTACGAGCAACCGGTTTGCCCGGAGATGGGATTGGCAGACGCTTCAACGCAACAACGGCGGCAGCTTGCTCAATTTGGGCTCGCATGTGCTCGATCAAGCGCTGCAGCTGTTCGGCAACGACGTGATGCCAGGCGTTACGTGCCTCATGGACCGGGCCAACACGTATGGCGACGCGGAAGATTACGTCAAAATCATCCTTCAAGGCGAGGGGCGTCCGACCGTCGACATCGAAGTGTCGTCGTGCAGCCTGTTCCCGGGCGATATGTTCGTCATTCAAGGGACGAATGGCGGCTTGCGCGGCAACAATGAGCGGCTTGAGTGGAAATATTTTAAGCCGGAGGAAGCGCCGGTCCAGCAGCTCACCACGGAGCCGCTGGTCGACCAGAACGGCCTGCCGGCTTACTGCCGGGAGACGTTGAACTGGTATTCGGACAGCTGGGAGCTGTCGCTTCCGAACGGCAAAGAGGATTATCCGTATATGGCGGAGCAGCTGTACGGTAGGCTTCATAAGTCGATCGTAGAGGGTACGCCGCTCGAAATTACGCCGCACCAAGTGCGTCAGCAGCTTGCCGTCATTGAGGAGTGCAGACGGCAAAATCCGCACATCTACGAGCAGAACGGC
It includes:
- a CDS encoding Gfo/Idh/MocA family protein, whose amino-acid sequence is MLRFGIIGCGTIADFHIEAIRGLGGATAAVTAISSRNASKAQAVAERLGCAWTADYMELLAREDVDIVCVTTSSGSHYRIGCDALAAGKHLVIEKPVAMRAHEALALCRLAAERSLTLSVISQRRFEPLHREVKRILAEGKLGKLLLAEVEVPFFRSQSYYDSAPWRGTIAEDGGALMNQGIHSIDLLLWLAGEARTVYGRTVTATHAMEAEDLGVALVQFKNGALGTMMASTSINPGFPAGIRLYGSEGTIKLAGSDIVHWSVPGYEAPPAFGSAPAYGGVSDPRSISHLYHQLQLQNVIEAIASGSPPEVTGEDGFRAVQLIEAVYESSATGKEIAIEPHSIL
- a CDS encoding Gfo/Idh/MocA family protein, which translates into the protein MSQSQSQSILKVGIIGQGRSGRDIHGRALTQFPEHFQIAAVADSIPERQRLAEQEFGCRAYATWQEMVASETLDLVVNASPSHLHVPISLELLNRGFNVLCEKPLARTSAEVDQLIEASERNGKLLAVFQQSRFLPAYVRIREIIESGVLGRIVQLDFTSNRFARRWDWQTLQRNNGGSLLNLGSHVLDQALQLFGNDVMPGVTCLMDRANTYGDAEDYVKIILQGEGRPTVDIEVSSCSLFPGDMFVIQGTNGGLRGNNERLEWKYFKPEEAPVQQLTTEPLVDQNGLPAYCRETLNWYSDSWELSLPNGKEDYPYMAEQLYGRLHKSIVEGTPLEITPHQVRQQLAVIEECRRQNPHIYEQNGEPVRG
- a CDS encoding N-acetylglucosamine-6-phosphate deacetylase translates to MRWTGRRYDTGERVHIEAEEGLIRAVLPASAAGSEEDGDWEGGSNGEIWLSPGLIDLQVNGFSGFDLNGDVTTEHDIAEVARALFRHGVTSFCPTVITGSAARIRQAMRAIRAACENNALLAEAIPGIHLEGPYLSGEDGPRGAHDRAHIRDPDAAEFADWQQAAGGKIALCTVAPEKEGAVPFIRQLCASGVKVSIGHTMASAEQLSAAVAAGATLSTHLGNGAHPVLPRHPNYIWEQLAEDGLTAMFIADGHHLGASALKSMIRAKQDRFIFVSDSVMFGGMPPGRYRSVIGQEVELLPDGRLQTAADPRILAGSAQPLVNGIANAMKLAGVSLADAIDAVTKRPAEAMGWRQLGSLRVGARANLTLFRVEAGNRIRVLETIVGGKTVWSEEGCDNDKSNG
- a CDS encoding sugar phosphate isomerase/epimerase family protein encodes the protein MTNRMVDRLGVITDEVSADLVTALDFASEKGLKHVEIRTVDGKNVLALSDGEADRIREEAESRGLFISCIASPVFKCALDASRSVADGDRFNQEERSVSEHFVMLERAMELAERLGTNRIRIFSFWREQEPLERYEDEIVRQLSRAVKLAEARGMLLLLENEPSCNGGFAEEVARFVSAVDSSSLRVLWDPGNEQYGSRPSYPDGYAAVRGLLAHVHLKDVLIDSAGKSACVPIGSGVVPYIEQFQGLEQDGYTGLFTIETHFIPEGGTALEGTAMSLAGLAVLLDRLQAETR